The Bubalus kerabau isolate K-KA32 ecotype Philippines breed swamp buffalo chromosome X, PCC_UOA_SB_1v2, whole genome shotgun sequence genome has a segment encoding these proteins:
- the IL13RA1 gene encoding interleukin-13 receptor subunit alpha-1 isoform X3: MERPARLCGLWALLLYAGRGGVAAPAESQPPVTNLSVSVENLCTIIWTWNPPEGASPNCSLKYFSHFGNKQDKKIAPETHRSKEVPLNERICLQVGSQCSTNESEKPSILVEKCISPPEGDPESAVTELQCIWHNLRYMKCTWLPGRNTSPDTNYTLYYWHNSLGKILQCENIYREGQHIACSFNLTKVKDSSFEQHSVQVMVKDNAGKIRPSFNIVPLTSHVKPDPPHIKNLSFQNGDLYVQWTNPQNFQSKCLSYEVEVNNSHAETHDIFYVEEAKCQNTEFEGNLEGTICFMVPGVLPDTLNTVRIRVKTNKLCYEDDKLWSNWSQAMSIGQKANQTFYITTLLIIPVIVAAAVIVLLLYLKRLKIIIFPPIPDPGKIFKEMFGDQNDDTLVFNP; the protein is encoded by the exons AATCTCAGCCACCTGTGACGAATTTGAGTGTTTCTGTTGAAAACCTCTGCACCATCATATGGACATGGAATCCTCCTGAGGGAGCCAGTCCGAATTGTAGTCTAAAGTATTTCAGTCATTTTGGCAACAAACAGGATAAG AAAATTGCTCCAGAAACTCATCGTTCAAAAGAAGTGCCCCTGAATGAGAGGATCTGTCTGCAGGTGGGGTCCCAGTGCAGcaccaatgaaagtgaaaagcccaGCATTTTGGTGGAAAAGTGCATCTCGCCCCCTGAAG GTGATCCTGAGTCTGCTGTTACTGAGCTCCAATGCATTTGGCACAACCTGAGGTACATGAAATGCACTTGGCTCCCTGGAAGGAATACAAGTCCTGACACTAACTACACTCTATACTACTG GCACAACAGCTTGGGAAAAATTCTTCAGTGTGAAAACATCTACAGAGAAGGCCAACACATTGCTTGTTCCTTTAATCTGACTAAGGTGAAGGATTCCAGTTTTGAACAGCACAGCGTCCAAGTAATGGTTAAGGACAATGCAGGAAAAATCAGACCATCCTTCAATATAGTGCCTTTAACTTCTCATG TGAAACCTGATCCTCCACATATTAAAAATCTCTCCTTCCAAAATGGTGACTTATATGTGCAGTGGACAAATCCACAGAATTTTCAAAGCAAATGCTTGTCTTATGAAGTAGAAGTCAATAACAGCCACGCTGAGACACATGATATTTTctat gttGAAGAGGCCAAATGTCAGAATACAGAATTTGAAGGAAACCTAGAG GGTACAATTTGTTTCATGGTTCCCGGTGTTCTTCCTGATACTTTGAACACAGTCAGAATAAGAGTCAAAACAAATAAGTTATGCTATGAAGATGACAAACTCTGGAGTAATTGGAGTCAAGCGATGAGTATAG GTCAGAAGGCCAATCAGACATTTTACATAACCACATTACTCATCATTCCAGTCATTGTTGCAGCCGCAGTCATTGTCCTTCTGCTGTATTTGAAAAG GCTCAAGATCATTATATTCCCTCCAATTCCTGATCCTggcaagatttttaaagaaatgtttggaGACCAGAATGATGATACCCTG
- the IL13RA1 gene encoding interleukin-13 receptor subunit alpha-1 isoform X4, whose translation MERPARLCGLWALLLYAGRGGVAAPAESQPPVTNLSVSVENLCTIIWTWNPPEGASPNCSLKYFSHFGNKQDKKIAPETHRSKEVPLNERICLQVGSQCSTNESEKPSILVEKCISPPEGDPESAVTELQCIWHNLRYMKCTWLPGRNTSPDTNYTLYYWHNSLGKILQCENIYREGQHIACSFNLTKVKDSSFEQHSVQVMVKDNAGKIRPSFNIVPLTSHVKPDPPHIKNLSFQNGDLYVQWTNPQNFQSKCLSYEVEVNNSHAETHDIFYVEEAKCQNTEFEGNLEGTICFMVPGVLPDTLNTVRIRVKTNKLCYEDDKLWSNWSQAMSIGQKANQTFYITTLLIIPVIVAAAVIVLLLYLKRLKIIIFPPIPDPGKIFKEMFGDQNDDTL comes from the exons AATCTCAGCCACCTGTGACGAATTTGAGTGTTTCTGTTGAAAACCTCTGCACCATCATATGGACATGGAATCCTCCTGAGGGAGCCAGTCCGAATTGTAGTCTAAAGTATTTCAGTCATTTTGGCAACAAACAGGATAAG AAAATTGCTCCAGAAACTCATCGTTCAAAAGAAGTGCCCCTGAATGAGAGGATCTGTCTGCAGGTGGGGTCCCAGTGCAGcaccaatgaaagtgaaaagcccaGCATTTTGGTGGAAAAGTGCATCTCGCCCCCTGAAG GTGATCCTGAGTCTGCTGTTACTGAGCTCCAATGCATTTGGCACAACCTGAGGTACATGAAATGCACTTGGCTCCCTGGAAGGAATACAAGTCCTGACACTAACTACACTCTATACTACTG GCACAACAGCTTGGGAAAAATTCTTCAGTGTGAAAACATCTACAGAGAAGGCCAACACATTGCTTGTTCCTTTAATCTGACTAAGGTGAAGGATTCCAGTTTTGAACAGCACAGCGTCCAAGTAATGGTTAAGGACAATGCAGGAAAAATCAGACCATCCTTCAATATAGTGCCTTTAACTTCTCATG TGAAACCTGATCCTCCACATATTAAAAATCTCTCCTTCCAAAATGGTGACTTATATGTGCAGTGGACAAATCCACAGAATTTTCAAAGCAAATGCTTGTCTTATGAAGTAGAAGTCAATAACAGCCACGCTGAGACACATGATATTTTctat gttGAAGAGGCCAAATGTCAGAATACAGAATTTGAAGGAAACCTAGAG GGTACAATTTGTTTCATGGTTCCCGGTGTTCTTCCTGATACTTTGAACACAGTCAGAATAAGAGTCAAAACAAATAAGTTATGCTATGAAGATGACAAACTCTGGAGTAATTGGAGTCAAGCGATGAGTATAG GTCAGAAGGCCAATCAGACATTTTACATAACCACATTACTCATCATTCCAGTCATTGTTGCAGCCGCAGTCATTGTCCTTCTGCTGTATTTGAAAAG GCTCAAGATCATTATATTCCCTCCAATTCCTGATCCTggcaagatttttaaagaaatgtttggaGACCAGAATGATGATACCCTG